The Populus nigra chromosome 19, ddPopNigr1.1, whole genome shotgun sequence genome includes a window with the following:
- the LOC133680556 gene encoding 5-methyltetrahydropteroyltriglutamate--homocysteine methyltransferase-like, with protein MNQVSQHILAPFTSLRVISVGSLSFPSSFTISNSNSNSNSNSNSPPFLLRYFSVRAMASHVVGYPRMGPKRELKFALESFWDGKSSAEDLQNVAAELRSSIWKQMSDAGIKFIPSNTFSCYDQVLDTTAMLGAVPPRYGWNGGEIGFDVYFSMARGNASVPAMEMTKWFDTNYHYIVPELGPEVNFSYASHKAVIEYKEAKALGVDTVPVLVGPVSYLLLSKPAKGVEKSFSLLSLIDKILPVYQEVVAELKAAGATWIQFDEPKLVMDLGAHELQAFTHAYSALEASLSGLNVLIETYFADVPVEAYKTLISLKCVTGFGFDLVRGTKTLDLIKGGFPSGKYLFAGVVDGRNIWANDLASSLSVLHALEGIVGKDKLVVSTSCSLLHTAVDLVNEPKLDKEIKSWLAFAAQKVVEVNALAKALSGQKDGAFFSANAAAQASRKSSPRVTNEAVQQAAAALKGSDHRRATNVSDRLDAQQKKLNLPILPTTTIGSFPQTLELRRVRREYKAKKVSEEDYVEAIKKEINKVVKLQEELDIDVLVHGEPERNDMVEYFGEQLSGFAFTANGWVQSYGSRCVKPPIIYGDVSRPKAMTVFWSSLAQSMTKRPMKGMLTGPVTILNWSFVRNDQPRFETCYQIALAIKDEVEDLEKAGITVIQIDEAALREGLPLRKSEHAFYLNWAVHSFRITNCGVEDSTQIHTHMCYSNFNDIIHSIIDMDADVITIENSRSDEKLLSVFREGVKYGAGIGPGVYDIHSPRIPSEEEIADRVEKMLAVLECNILWVNPDCGLKTRKYAEVKPALSNMVAAAKRLRTKFASSQ; from the exons ATGAACCAAGTCTCTCAGCACATACTCGCGCCGTTCACATCTCTAAGAGTCATCTCGGTTGGCTCTCTCTCGTTCCCATCTTCTTTCACTATCTCCAACTCCAACTCCAACTCCAACTCCAACTCCAACtcccctccttttcttcttcgcTACTTCTCTGTTAG AGCAATGGCATCCCACGTTGTTGGTTATCCTCGCATGGGTCCCAAGAGGGAGCTCAAGTTCGCTTTGGAATCTTTCTGGGATGGAAAGAGCAGTGCTGAAGATTTACAGAACGTGGCAGCTGAACTCAGGTCATCCATCTGGAAGCAGATGTCTGATGCTGGAATCAAGTTTATTCCTAGCAACACCTTTTCATGCTATGATCAAGTGTTGGATACTACAGCAATGCTTGGTGCTGTTCCTCCTAGATACGGATGGAATGGTGGTGAGATTGGGTTTGATGTCTATTTTTCCATGGCCAGAGGTAATGCCTCTGTCCCCGCCATGGAAATGACCAAGTGGTTTGATACCAACTA CCATTACATTGTCCCTGAATTGGGACCAGAAGTTAACTTTTCCTACGCATCCCACAAGGCTGTCATCGAGTACAAGGAGGCCAAGGCT CTTGGAGTTGATACTGTGCCAGTCCTCGTAGGTCCTGTTTCATACTTGTTGCTATCAAAACCAGCAAAGGGTGTGGAGAAATCCTTTTCACTTCTCTCCCTAATTGACAAGATTCTTCCCGTCTATCA GGAAGTTGTGGCCGAACTAAAAGCAGCTGGAGCAACCTGGATTCAGTTTGATGAGCCTAAGCTTGTGATGGATCTTGGAGCTCATGAATTGCAAGCATTTACTCATGCTTACTCGGCACTTGAGGCATCCCTATCTGGTTTGAATGTTCTGATTGAGACATACTTTGCTGATGTTCCCGTTGAGGCATACAAAACACTAATTTCTTTGAAGTGTGTTACTGGGTTTGGGTTTGACCTGGTTCGAGGAACAAAGACCCTAGATTTGATTAAGGGTGGATTCCCTTCTGGAAAATACCTCTTTGCTGGAGTGGTTGATGGAAGGAATATTTGGGCTAACGATCTTGCTTCTTCCCTCAGTGTACTACATGCTCTTGAGGGCATTGTGGGCAAAG ACAAGCTTGTAGTATCTACTTCCTGCTCTCTTCTCCACACCGCTGTTGATCTAGTTAACGAGCCTAAGTTGGACAAAGAGATCAAGTCATGGCTTGCGTTTGCAGCACAGAAAGTTGTTGAAGTAAATGCCTTGGCCAAGGCACTCTCTGGACAGAAGGATGGG GCATTCTTTTCTGCAAATGCAGCAGCTCAGGCTTCTAGAAAATCCTCACCACGGGTCACCAACGAGGCTGTTCAACAGGCT GCTGCTGCTTTGAAGGGTTCAGACCACCGCCGTGCAACCAACGTTAGTGATAGGCTGGATGCTCAGCAGAAGAAGTTGAACCTTCCCATTCTTCCAACCACCACCATTGGATCATTTCCTCAGACCTTGGAACTTAGAAGAGTGCGCCGTGAATACAAGGCTAAGAA gGTCTCAGAGGAAGATTATGTTGAGGCCATCAAGAAGGAAATTAACAAAGTCGTCAAACTCCAGGAAGAGCTTGATATTGATGTTTTGGTGCATGGTGAACCAGAA AGGAATGACATGGTTGAGTACTTTGGAGAGCAATTGTCTGGTTTTGCCTTCACTGCTAATGGCTGGGTCCAATCTTACGGTTCTCGCTGCGTCAAGCCTCCTATCATCTATGGTGATGTGAGCCGCCCCAAGGCCATGACTGTGTTCTGGTCTTCATTGGCTCAAAGTATGACTAAGCGACCCATGAAGGGAATGCTTACTGGTCCTGTTACCATTTTGAACTGGTCCTTTGTCAGAAATGACCAGCCCAG ATTTGAGACCTGTTATCAAATTGCTTTGGCCATCAAGGATGAGGTTGAAGATCTTGAGAAAGCTGGAATTACGGTCATCCAGATTGATGAAGCTGCTTTGAGAGAGGGCTTGCCCCTAAGGAAGTCCGAGCATGCTTTTTATTTGAACTGGGCTGTTCACTCTTTCAGGATCACTAATTGTGGTGTTGAAGACTCTACCCAG ATCCACACCCACATGTGCTACTCTAACTTCAATGACATCATTCACTCAATCATTGACATGGATGCTGATGTGATCACCATCGAGAACTCCAGATCAGACGAGAAGCTTCTCTCAGTCTTCCGCGAGGGTGTGAAATATGGAGCAGGCATTGGCCCTGGTGTTTATGATATTCACTCTCCTAGGATCCCCTCAGAAGAAGAAATTGCCGACCGTGTTGAGAAGATGCTTGCTGTCCTTGAATGCAACATTCTCTGGGTCAACCCTGATTGTGGTCTAAAGACCCGCAAGTATGCTGAAGTCAAACCTGCCCTCAGCAACATGGTTGCAGCTGCCAAGCGTCTCCGTACCAAGTTTGCAAGTTCCCAGTGA
- the LOC133679867 gene encoding inactive protein RESTRICTED TEV MOVEMENT 2-like codes for MDSTKPLAKVEDHVYEDIDPKMEWVKDAGFDTLVVHLPGFTKQQIRIQAKIGEQKLKITGESHQGDNKRIRLYKKLTVSSDYDLNQVRARFVDGVLYIKHPKKITSPTKPVQENNADPSVEPQKPANEKPEDQNSGQDPAAQEVPPKTEVEGQTGRDIDEKTNATSTEANLKDQKSDYILPEEGKATGTSEKHETDGGGGLVANKKKLRISTTVVVSAGLFVLVLFLVLGLYVQKAMRSHGEYES; via the exons ATGGATAGCACTAAGCCATTGGCTAAAGTTGAGGATCATGTCTATGAAGATATTGATCCTAAAATGGAATGGGTGAAAGATGCTGGATTCGACACCCTAGTTGTGCATCTGCCAG GTTTTACAAAGCAGCAAATAAGGATCCAGGCAAAAATAGGTGAACAAAAACTCAAGATCACAGGAGAGAGCCATCAAGGAGACAATAAAAGGATCCGTCTTTACAAGAAGCTTACTGTTTCATCAGATTATGATCTTAATCAAGTCCGTGCAAGGTTTGTGGATGGAGTTCTTTATATCAAACACCCCAAGAAGATAACAAGTCCAACCAAACCAGTGCAGGAAAATAATGCAGACCCATCTGTAGAGCCTCAAAAGCCAGCAAATGAAAAACCAGAAGACCAAAATAGTGGACAAGATCCGGCTGCTCAAGAAGTACCTCCAAAGACCGAGGTAGAAGGACAAACAGGGCGAGATATTGATGAGAAAACAAATGCTACTTCAACTGAGGCTAACTTGAAGGATCAGAAGAGTGATTATATCTTGCCTGAAGAGGGAAAGGCCACGGGCACAAGTGAAAAGCATGAAACTGATGGCGGTGGTGGCTTGGTagcaaataaaaagaagctGAGAATATCAACAACAGTGGTTGTGTCAGCTGGTttgtttgttcttgttctttttcttgttcttgggCTTTATGTTCAAAAAGCTATGAGGTCTCACGGAGAATATGAGAGCTAG
- the LOC133679155 gene encoding inactive protein RESTRICTED TEV MOVEMENT 2-like, which produces MNTTEAMAGQLNDQAYEDYNPTLEWVRDAGFDTLLVYIPGFKKQQLKVQVTSTRTLRIMGERSHGDNKWSSFHKELPIPLYYDVNQISAKFEGGILQVKHPKKITNPANPVQETAEPQKPNNEKPQDQKSGQEQFDQEVPPKTETDEPTSGKINGLENATVTEANNIHVPPKTSEDQKSDLGLAEPEKNTSTGDEKHEDDGYSVQNAAKMQQEEETAVVSGISKAKLAHLKQVFGGLIAEMKKPRKSTHFVVAAGLLVLVLGIYVQNAIRSNGEAEN; this is translated from the exons ATGAATACTACTGAGGCAATGGCTGGTCAACTTAACGATCAAGCCTATGAAGATTACAATCCAACATTGGAGTGGGTTCGAGATGCTGGATTCGACACCCTACTTGTGTATATACCAG GTTTTAAGAAACAGCAACTGAAGGTTCAGGTGACGTCAACTCGAACACTCAGGATCATGGGCGAACGCTCTCATGGTGACAATAAATGGAGCAGTTTTCACAAGGAGCTTCCTATTCCATTGTATTATGATGTTAATCAAATAAGTGCGAAGTTTGAGGGTGGCATACTTCAAGTCAAACACCCCAAGAAGATTACAAATCCAGCCAACCCAGTGCAGGAAACTGCAGAGCCTCAAAAGCCCAACAATGAAAAACCACAAGATCAAAAAAGTGGACAAGAGCAATTTGATCAAGAAGTCCCTCCAAAGACTGAAACTGATGAACCAACAAGTGGGAAAATCAATGGGTTGGAAAATGCTACTGTTACTGAGGCTAACAATATTCATGTTCCTCCCAAGACTTCGGAGGATCAGAAGAGTGATCTTGGCTTGGCCGAACCAGAAAAGAACACCAGCACAGGTGATGAAAAGCATGAAGATGACGGCTACTCTGTCCAGAATGCTGCAAAGATGCAACAGGAAGAAGAAACTGCTGTCGTTAGTGGTATTTCTAAAGCTAAACTAGCACATCTTAAGCAGGTTTTTGGAGGTCTGATAGCAGAGATGAAGAAGCCAAGAAAATCAACACACTTTGTTGTGGCTGCTGGTTTATTAGTCCTGGTACTTGGGATTTATGTTCAAAATGCTATCAGATCTAATGGAGAAGCTGAGAACTAG
- the LOC133679888 gene encoding 17.6 kDa class I heat shock protein-like yields MDSTPRVAVADAAGRAYEEFEPKMESKPRGSGAVIAAGRVYEEFEPKMEWDRELGVDTLRVLLPDFKKEQIKVQVSSSRVLRISGERQLSDNRWSCFLKEIPLSSNYNHKEISARYETGILYVKHPKLIVPDDAELQENEQPPVESSTLDGKPPQEKAQQPTRMDKDKAAKGLVSGAQKLNMEGYRKDFSGLVMDMTKPRKLVNLVLFILSVVVLGMYARKAISWSFKKSEN; encoded by the exons ATGGATTCAACGCCAAGGGTTGCTGTTGCAGATGCTGCAGGACGTGCATACGAAGAGTTCGAACCAAAAATGGAATCAAAGCCAAGGGGTTCTGGTGCAGTTATTGCTGCAGGACGTGTATACGAAGAGTTTGAACCAAAAATGGAATGGGATCGAGAGCTTGGAGTTGACACTCTGCGAGTCCTCCTGCCAG ACTTCAAGAAAGAACAGATAAAAGTTCAAGTAAGCTCATCGCGTGTTCTAAGGATAAGTGGAGAACGCCAACTCAGTGACAATAGATGGAGCTGTTTCCTCAAGGAGATTCCTCTTTCATCAAATTATAACCATAAGGAGATCTCAGCAAGGTATGAAACGGGAATCCTTTATGTCAAGCATCCTAAACTAATTGTTCCAGACGATGCTGAGCTACAGGAAAACGAGCAACCGCCGGTGGAATCATCAACGCTGGATGGGAAGCCACCACAGGAAAAGGCACAGCAACCTACAAGGATGGATAAAGATAAAGCAGCAAAAGGACTCGTCAGTGGAGCTCAGAAACTAAATATGGAAGGTTACAGGAAGGATTTTAGTGGTTTGGTCATGGACATGACGAAGCCAAGAAAATTGGTGAACCTGGTTCTGTTTATTTTATCTGTTGTGGTACTTGGGATGTATGCCAGGAAAGCCATCAGCTGGTCCTTCAAGAAATCTGAGAATTAA
- the LOC133679872 gene encoding uncharacterized protein LOC133679872 gives MAVDTNFSSFFDKLKLLEEDPLILPPKTWESIPSQNAPTSSSYLPPQPPPPLLHHSPSPSLSEESLVRLALNALQGSESALISIEKLSAVFISDPADRTYHTIPNLWNRSTSTHALGKFLTSIARSGFVIFLLRKFVDYFNNFNFEAYLDAAFSYSLVNQAFSVAVGKVLEGYMSALGTLYASIDLRRSSKTHGVDLKNCRVSCFTSVVHSEVTLLEVFLHTKELRTQVEVLGNVCNVQSVALCFLESSVEELTAKASLEFCNFYRGGDLLTYLYRQLQVRLIKVSERASLFHEL, from the exons ATGGCAGTCGACACGAATTTCTCTTCATTTTTCGACAAATTAAAACTACTAGAAGAAGATCCACTGATACTCCCTCCCAAAACCTGGGAATCAATCCCTTCCCAAAATGCCCCAACTTCTTCTTCCTATTTGCCCCCCCAACCACCGCCACCACTCCTCCACCACTCTCCCTCTCCTTCCCTCTCC gaggaAAGTTTGGTGAGGCTAGCATTGAACGCACTGCAGGGTTCAGAATCGGCTCTTATCAGTATCGAAAAGCTCTCTGCTGTGTTCATATCCGACCCGGCCGATCGGACTTACCATACAATTCCCAATCTATGGAACCGGTCTACCAGCACACACGCATTGGGGAAGTTTCTGACCTCCATTGCTCGTTCCGGTTTCGTAATTTTTCTTCTCCGTAAATTTGTagattattttaacaattttaatttcgAAGCATATTTGGACGCGGCCTTTTCTTATAGTTTAGTTAATCAAGCGTTTAGTGTTGCGGTAGGGAAGGTTTTAGAAGGGTATATGAGTGCGCTTGGTACATTATATGCTTCGATAGATTTGAGGCGCTCCTCGAAGACTCATGGTGTTGATCTTAAGAATTGTAGAGTGTCGTGCTTTACGAGTGTGGTGCATTCTGAAGTTACATTGTTGGAGGTGTTTTTGCATACTAAGGAATTGAGGACTCAGGTTGAAGTGCTTGGGAATGTGTGTAATGTTCAAAGTGTAGCTCTTTGTTTCTTGGAGTCTTCGGTTGAAGAGTTGACTGCGAAAGCAAGCTTGGAGTTTTGTAATTTCTATAGAGGAGGGGATCTTCTTACTTATTTGTATAGGCAACTACAGGTCAGGTTAATTAAAGTTTCAGAGAGAGCTTCCTTGTTCCATGAATTGTAA
- the LOC133679873 gene encoding 17.6 kDa class I heat shock protein-like translates to MDSTPRVAVADAAGRAYEEFEPKMESKPRGSGAVIAAGRAYEEFEPKMEWDRELGVDTLRVLLPDFKKEQIKVQVSSSRVLRISGERQLSDNRWSCFLKEIPLSSNYNHKEISARYEKGILYVKHPKLIVPDDAELQENEQPPVESSTLDGKPPQEKAQQPTRMDKDKAAKGLVSGAQKLNMEGYRKDFSGLVMDMTKPRKLVNLVLFILSVVVLGMYARKAISWSIKKSEN, encoded by the exons ATGGATTCAACGCCAAGAGTAGCTGTTGCAGATGCTGCAGGACGTGCATACGAAGAGTTTGAACCAAAAATGGAATCAAAGCCAAGGGGTTCTGGTGCAGTTATTGCTGCAGGACGTGCATACGAAGAGTTTGAACCAAAAATGGAATGGGATCGAGAGCTTGGAGTTGACACTCTGCGAGTCCTCCTGCCAG ACTTCAAGAAAGAACAGATAAAAGTTCAAGTAAGCTCATCGCGTGTTCTCAGGATAAGTGGAGAACGCCAACTCAGTGACAATAGATGGAGCTGTTTCCTCAAGGAGATTCCTCTTTCATCAAATTATAACCATAAGGAGATCTCAGCAAGGTATGAAAAGGGAATCCTTTATGTCAAGCATCCTAAACTAATTGTTCCAGATGATGCTGAGCTACAGGAAAACGAGCAACCGCCGGTGGAATCATCAACGCTGGATGGGAAGCCACCACAGGAAAAGGCACAGCAACCTACAAGGATGGATAAAGATAAAGCAGCAAAAGGACTCGTCAGTGGAGCTCAGAAACTAAATATGGAAGGTTACAGGAAGGATTTTAGTGGTTTGGTCATGGACATGACGAAGCCAAGAAAATTGGTGAACCTGGTTCTGTTTATTTTATCTGTTGTGGTACTTGGGATGTATGCCAGGAAAGCCATCAGCTGGTCCATCAAGAAATCTGAGAATTAA